One stretch of Amycolatopsis tolypomycina DNA includes these proteins:
- a CDS encoding arsenate reductase family protein → MEIWINPACSKCRSAVSLLDEAGAEYTVRRYLEDPPTAAELEAVLQRLGLEPWDITRTAEPVAKELGLKTWGRTPEDRPKWIDALAAHPKLIQRPIITADDGTTVVARDPETVRSVL, encoded by the coding sequence GTGGAGATCTGGATCAACCCGGCGTGCTCGAAGTGCCGGTCCGCGGTGTCGCTGCTCGACGAGGCCGGCGCGGAGTACACCGTGCGCCGCTACCTCGAAGACCCGCCGACCGCCGCGGAACTCGAAGCCGTCCTGCAGCGCCTCGGCCTCGAACCGTGGGACATCACGCGCACCGCCGAGCCCGTCGCGAAGGAGCTCGGCCTCAAGACCTGGGGCCGCACGCCCGAAGACCGGCCGAAGTGGATCGACGCCCTCGCCGCGCACCCCAAGCTCATCCAGCGCCCGATCATCACGGCCGACGACGGCACCACGGTCGTCGCGCGCGACCCGGAAACCGTGCGTTCGGTCCTTTAG